AGTGTTGATATTCCTTGCTTTACAAAATGGTATTTGATTTTTTGCGATTTTTCCTTAAATAATACTATGAATCCCAAAGGAGGCGTTGATGGCTAAAATTTTAGTTGTGGACGATGAGAAAAACATTCGCGTTCTTTACAAAGAGGAGCTTGAAAGAGAGGGCTATGATGTTATAACTGCCGCTGACGCGAAAGAAGCGCTTGAGATACTTGAAAAGGAAAAAGTTGACCTCGTTATACTGGACATAAGAATGCCCGGAATGCATGGGATAGATGCGCTCGAGAAGATGATCGTGAGGAAAAGAGACCTTGCCGTGCTGATAAACACCGCATACGCTGAGTATAAGGATAATTTCCTCACATGGCTTGCCGAGGACTACATAATAAAGTCAAGTGACCTGACCCAGCTTAAAGAAAAAATCCGTCAGGTGCTTCAAAGAAAAGGCAAAATTTAACCTTACAATGCCCAGGCGAGTCAGAAATTTTTTCCTGATAGCAGTGGCTATCCGATTCGCTCTTATCTTCGTAACGGACATAACCCCTCAGGAAGCTTATTACTGGAATTTCTCCCGCCACCTTGCCATCGGCTACTTCGACCATCCACCAGTAACCGCATGGACGATATGGTTTTTCACGAAAATTTTCGGCATAAACATCCTCGGAATACGATTCGGGGCATATCTTTATGGTCTGGGTGCGTTATGGTTTTTGTGGCTCATCGCTAAAAAACTCTGGGACGAGAAGGTCGCATTTTATGTGTTGCTTG
This window of the bacterium genome carries:
- a CDS encoding response regulator; this translates as MAKILVVDDEKNIRVLYKEELEREGYDVITAADAKEALEILEKEKVDLVILDIRMPGMHGIDALEKMIVRKRDLAVLINTAYAEYKDNFLTWLAEDYIIKSSDLTQLKEKIRQVLQRKGKI